Genomic DNA from Providencia sp. PROV188:
AAGACGTACAGCAAAGTGACGAACACCGATTGTCACCAGCTCGCCTTTATAATAGAGCAGCCCACTAAACAGCAGCATCAATACGAGGTGGAATAAGAAGCGGCTGGCACTAACGGCCTGCGTTGCAAACCATCCTGCGGCTTGACCGAAATAAGGTTGTACTTTAGCCAATAACGCATTACCACCACTTGCTACTAAACTGTGCCAAGCGTAATACAGTTTCTCTCCGACCATAGGCACTTGATTCAGCCACTCTAAATCCGGCAAGGTGATACTGGCCGGTGACTTCGCCAATTCGATAAGCGGCGCACTGTTTTGAATAATGCTGCCAATCAAAATACTGGTTGGAATAACAAAAAGAAGGAAGATCAGTAGAACCATGGTCAGCGAAGCAAGCCAGCGCTTATTCCATAGGCGTGCTTGTAGTCGTAAGAGAATTGGCCAAGTAGCAATCACCATCATCCCCGCCCATACGAATCCTAAAATAAATGGGCTTAAGACCCAAAAACAGGTCGCTATCATAAAGATAATGGAGAGCAGTCCAAGGACGAGTTTGGGTAAATCCAAACGTTTTTGCGATTTTTCCATTAATGATCAATCCTTAACAAATGAAAATTCTGTGGGGTTAGGGCTTTTACAGGTGAAAATAGTGTAATTATTTTTCATGCTTAAAAGAAACGATATTGTGATATGGTTTTACTGACAATGTCACCGGCAGATGCGCTATCTTTACAGGCTGCGAGGGAACACTCCAATAAACCTTGTGCCTATTGTGCTACTTAAACTAAAGATAGTACATAACGACAAATGCGATTACTCAACAACAAGAGTC
This window encodes:
- the ydiK gene encoding AI-2E family transporter YdiK, whose product is MEKSQKRLDLPKLVLGLLSIIFMIATCFWVLSPFILGFVWAGMMVIATWPILLRLQARLWNKRWLASLTMVLLIFLLFVIPTSILIGSIIQNSAPLIELAKSPASITLPDLEWLNQVPMVGEKLYYAWHSLVASGGNALLAKVQPYFGQAAGWFATQAVSASRFLFHLVLMLLFSGLLYYKGELVTIGVRHFAVRLAGIRGDAAVVLAAQSIRAVALGVVVTALIQAIVGGVGLALSGISYAAILTVLIFICCVAQLGPLLVMVPSVLWLFWTGDTTWAIILGVWAAVVATMDGVLRPWLIKMGADLPMVLILVGVIGGILSFGMIGLFIGPVVLAVSYSLLKAWMNEVAPPSENLEATEKFLEEEFLMKK